In the genome of Bradysia coprophila strain Holo2 unplaced genomic scaffold, BU_Bcop_v1 contig_232, whole genome shotgun sequence, one region contains:
- the LOC119075719 gene encoding lysosome membrane protein 2-like translates to MNEQIMAKLFVLLALAVASAVGTTPQEFIGQIRAAHESSAHGNQFLLCSEMPAVRTLEVNFFSVTNPAQFLSGAKPNLQEMQTVIFNEIRQRVNCSANVADMSINFGQNRYWSHKSGDLTQRVNAANIPFQRVGHALCNDAVGGVCSSASQLYQQGEGYIKEGATINELLINGVDTTNYKNVITANPQIKGDLPELERDSFAILSQLHYPKRLTLNSDSDSYGKIMLMDDQSEMLWWKTESSLPICSQFPGTNGEYYDKVTEQSVLHYYSDDLCAAAVLKFDSIDNSHGFPALKFVAYPESIGGSCYATSVNLPFGAVDVKGCQRGLPFVMSNPHFHDSDASYRAALEGMSADATKYQTYFIIEPVTGMLVEYSQKYQLNVNLQKFKQNDNLNAGAMPDTILPVYWFDKKYMLDDTHIDALKSMLTGSGTTTTTTTTTITPIGDGEQVSSEQLRTVEEKLSSISYQLTVVSAAVFTFIVLTVVILSGFSLIQFRHNKKLIRRGDGLPQYVENPYPTK, encoded by the exons ATGAACGAACAGATCATGGCAAAGCTTTTCGTTTTGTTGGCTCTGGCAGTTGCCAGTGCTGTTGGAACAACTCCACAG GAATTTATCGGTCAAATCAGAGCCGCTCATGAGTCGTCTGCCCATGGAAaccaatttttgttgtgttcGGAAATGCCAGCCGTTAGAACGTTGGAAGTCAATTTTTTCAGTGTGACTAATCCGGCTCAGTTTTTGAGTGGAGCTAAGCCGAATCTTCAAGAAATGCAGACTGTGATTTTTAA CGAAATTCGTCAAAGAGTCAATTGTTCTGCTAATGTTGCTGATATGTCCATCAACTTCGGTCAGAATCGCTACTGGTCACACAAAAGTGGTGATTTAACTCAACGTGTTAACGCTGCCAATATTCCGTTCCAA CGCGTCGGTCATGCTCTGTGTAATGATGCTGTTGGTGGAGTCTGCTCTTCCGCGTCACAATTGTACCAACAGGGTGAAGGTTATATCAAAGAAGGTGCTACCATCAATGAACTTTTGATTAATGGCGTTGACACGACGAATTACAAGAACGTGATCACTGCTAACCCGCAGATCAAAGGTGATCTACCGGAATTGGAAAGAGACAGCTTTGCCATACTTTCTCAG cTGCACTATCCCAAACGACTAACACTCAACTCAGACTCGGACAGTTATGGCAAGATCATGTTGATGGATGATCAAAGTGAAATGTTGTGGTGGAAGACCGAATCATCCCTTCCAATTTGTTCTCAATTCCCTGGCACCAATGGCGAATATTACGACAAAGTCACCGAACAATCGGTTCTTCACTACTATTCGGACGATCTTTGTGCAGCTGcagttttgaaatttgactCGATTGACAACAGCCACGGCTTCCCAGCACTTAAGTTTGTCGCATATCCAGAATCAATTGGAGGCAGTTGCTATGCTACATCGGTCAATCTTCCATTCGGTGCTGTTGACGTCAAGGGATGCCAACGTGGATTGCCGTTTGTCATGTCAAATCCCCATTTCCACGATTCCGATGCCAGTTACCGTGCGGCTCTGGAAGGTATGAGTGCGGATGCAACAAAATACCAGACCTACTTCATTATTGAGCCG GTCACTGGAATGTTGGTCGAGTACAGCCAGAAGTATCAGCTTAACGTCAATTTACAGAAATTCAAGCAGAATGATAATCTGAATGCTGGGGCAATGCCTGACACTATTTTGCCTGTTTATTGGTTCGACAAG aAATACATGCTAGATGATACCCACATCGACGCACTAAAGAGTATGCTTACAGGATCgggaacaacaacaacaacaactactACTACTATTACACCAATAGGCGATGGCGAACAAGTATCCAGTGAACAGTTACGAACCGTTGAAGAGAAACTAAGCTCCATTTCCTACCAACTTACCGTGGTCTCTGCGGCTGTATTCACTTTCATTGTTCTTACCGTCGTCATTTTATCTGGCTTCAGTTTGATTCAGTTCCGACACAACAAAAAGTTAATCCGTCGTGGTGACGGATTGCCGCAATACGTTGAAAATCCATACCCAACTAAATAA